The genomic region GCCCGGGCGGTCGAACGGGAGGCGCGCATAGACACCTGGAGGGCCCGCCGCGcccaggaggtggaggagaagcgCCGGGtaggtggctgctgccctggTGGCTGGAGCTTCACGGGAGACTAAAAACGCCAATAAATGGAGCCAAGCTGGACAGAAACCCCTGGACGTGTCTGGAATATCGCCATCACGCCACCGCCAGGATGAGGGTCAAGGAGCATGCCTTTCGTTTGCACCCACATTAGGTTCCAAAGTGCCTTTTCGTTTTGCACCCATCAGCATGCATTTAAATTTGTGCAGACCAGGGGTGGAACACTTAGGAGTACATGAAGTCGATGTGCATGGTATGTAGTATGCACGCACATCAGGGTTGCATTCTGATTTTGTAGCCCAGGGGTAGAATCTCGTTGTTTAGCGTCTTCCAGAAGAATGCGATAGTAAAATAAGTCTGTCTTACCTGAAGACAGCTGAGCCATAAAGTATGCgtgtgaaacattagaagcaaaactACCGCGGATCTGGCCCTAACTTACAGTATAACTGTAAATTCAACATAACGAGGAAGGTATAAGGCAACTATCAAGTCCCAAACATATCATGCGTTATTCCAGGCCCAGCACGTTGATTTTATTGGGCTGCATAGGATTATGGTTTTGGGGCAACATATGTGTAGCGCAGGTCCATCTCAAGGAATGCTTAGCCTGGGTAGTGTATCTTATTGGCTCCTGATGGGGCCAAAGTGTTAACCTAGCTTGGAGTTGGTGGGAGCTGGTGGATCAGAGAAACCAGAGGAGTGGCCTATATCTCCAGATACAGGTGGACTGCTGGCTTCATcaagcctcttccagcatggccaattggccatgctggcaggggctgatgggaattcgcagtccataacatctgaagtgccaaaggttcgccaccactgcatagtccgtggtggcgaacctttggcactcagatgttatggactactggctTCCATcagccttccagcatggccagtggccatgctggcgaaactgatacAATCCTGGAATATAAATTATCCCCTGCCTAACATAATCTTTCTATAGAATCATAGGGgaggttggaagagaccccaaaggagatcaagtccaaccccactGCATTTCGcagggaacacacaatcaaaagcgCCTCTGACAgattgccatccagcctctgtttaaaaacctccaaagaagaagactccaccacactctgaggtagtgcattccactgtcaaacaggaaatttctcctgatgtttagggtggaatctcctcctcctccttgaacctatcactcctggtcctagtctctgagcatcatcagcagaaaacaagcttgctccctcttcaacatgacattccttccgctattgaaacatggctatcatgtcacctcataaccttttcttcaccaaacttaacatcCCAGCTACTTAAGtctctctctttgtagggcatgaatTTCCAGAccctttttaccattttttggttgcccctcctccctgcacccattccagcttgtcaatatccttcttgaattgcaagctgcccagaactgtgcaacaatattccaggtgaggttccACAActtcaatgcagaatagagaggtacaattacattcctcgatcTAAATACTATACTcccattgatacagcccagaatcacattggctttcttggctgccacatcttgGCTGCTTTGTTTCTATTCTTTCAGCACTAAGGTTTTATTTGGTTTCCTGGAGAACTCAAGAAGGGGGCTGAAATTTTGAACCTCTGAACCACAGGGCAGAGCCTAGCAACCTCACCTTCAGCATCAGTGCCCTACTCACCTTAAGtgcttattttaaaagtttcttagTAAGAGTAAAAAAGCAGCCTCCCTGCGTAAGCATAGATCCtgggggtgacgtcacatcacatcATTTACTATTAATGCAGACTGTGTTTTAGTGATGGGATCTGTCCACAAGATGGCGACAAGTCTTGATCTTTGCTCCGTAAGCTGCTATTCAGCAACTTGATTTCTAATTTATCTTTTATAGACCTTTTACAGATCTTGGATCAGGATAGTTTTGCTATTTTAAACGTTGCTAAGTGGGGAGTGTGCGGAACTTCCTCCCCAATTATCTTACTAGTGATTTACAATGGCCAAAAAGAATGTTATCTTCACCTAACCAGGGTACGCAGAAGCAGCCTAAACAGACAAAAATTGATCAGTTTGTTTCCAGTAATACTGCACTTAATTTCTGCGAAGGTTTGGTGTTGTTGAATAGATATTCAGCTCTTGAACAGGTTCCAACTGCTGATGCTGCTCCTTTAACTGATAACAACAGGGCCTTGACGGCAAGCCAGCAATTTGAAAAAACAAGCAACTTAGCCCAAAACCTGCCTCCCATAAATGCATTAAAACTGCATACAAGTTGACAATAGGGGTGAAGAAATTAACCCTAACTACTCACTTTCTTCTAAGGCCAGTTTGTGTGTTTTCATTGAACATTTATCTAGATTGTTAGTCTTCTTAGTTGTCACTGTCCCAAGTTGTCTTTTtatgttgcttttaaaaactgtggtTACAATAGCATCAAActctcaaaaataaaattaactagGAAGCAAAGAAGCCTAACTTCTCACTTTCTTCTAAAGGCCAGTTTGTGTGTTTTCATTGAACATTTATCTAGATTGTTAGTCTTCTTAGTTGTCACTGTCCCAAGTTGTCTTTTtatgttgcttttaaaaactgtggtTACAATAGCATCAAActctcaaaaataaaattaactgtGGTGCCAAAGAAAAGTCAGAAATTTTGCTGTGCTAAAAGTCAATACAAATCtcttatatttaaaatattgagGCAGTACTTCATATGTCTGTAACTGAGTCTCCCTGGGTGCACAGCCTGTTAGCTGGCTCAAAGAGTTCCTTATTGTTAAAAAGAACTGGATCATCTATTGTAGTTCTTGATGTTCTTCCTATAAATGCTGACTATTGTTAAAAAAGAACTGACTACTCCATTGTAGTTCGGATGTTCTTCCTATAAATAATGGCTATTTCAGCTACATGCAACCTCTTTCtcgaccgagtgcccaaattgcaaccccaaaccccccacttatttatcaagaagtgccaacccagcaattggCGAGAACCTGAATGCTGGAGGTTTTCGCCTAGAAccgaagtgcccaaattgcaactgttgcctcttcctctgccccacctgttGGAGAGGCCAGCCTgcctagcctccagcaagtcctcctGCGGCACACCGCTTATTCTGTACCAAAGTGCcagcccagcaatttaacctgaatgctgagggtttcgtttagaaaaaccggttggctccctcttcctctgccccacctgcttgagcaggggccagcctgctcctaGCCTCCCTTAAAGtccgtgcaccgctctgtgcctctcgcatctctgcctcctctgcttcctcaggcagcagccaccgggCTTTACAGGCAGGGCCACCAGCGCCTCTAGCATCTCTCTGCCCCTCCTCACTGGCAGCAGCCAccgagcacaggcaccagggccACCAGCCAGTCCCTCCCCTGCTCACCCGTGGTGCTGCATCGCCGCGCTCAGGTGGTTGGCCAGCCTAgcgtgtgtgtgggtgattttctggcCCCCTGGCTGATGATCTAACTCGTGTGAGTGGCCCAAAGAGCcagctagatgtgtgtgtggtgatttttctgccccccacatgtgaactctgtgtgtggtgcccacagagagggctccgagtgccacctctggcacccgtgccataggttcgccatcactgggctatttGGTTCCTTTGGAGTACCAAAGCATATGAATTGTGGGTAATGTCACTGGAACTTTTTTGATTAGGCACTGTCTGATCCATTCTGTGTAACACAGAGCATATTTTTAAGATCATCAATTTTGGTGCCAACTCTGTGAAAATTAGTTAATTTTAGTGACCTGGGaagcctgagtcaaccttgagtcatcAGCCTAAGCCCCAACTTCCAACTCAGGTTGTGCTCAGAGCCTTgaatgcagtactgcagcttactactctgtgccGCGGGACCCTACGTTTTTAGTACATCATGTTTATTCCTATAAGAAAAAAAAGTCTAAAAGGGaaatcttaatttaaaaaaagcgTTCCTAGGTGCATGGAGAGAACATCATTGGTCTTAGCCTTGTGTCaggttcaggggtctgcagcctgtgattctccagatgttaatggactacagttcccatcagcccagggctgatgggatttgtagtccatgaacatctggagagccacagattgcagacctgGGTGTCAGGTTCAATCCTAAAATGTTGGGAGTAGCTTACTGGGTGACCAAAGAATCCAAAGGTATAATAAACTCATGGAGTAGGCATTCACCAACAACTTCTAGCCAGAAGGGATAAATGGAGTGTCAAGGTTCAGAGAGATTAGATGCTTAAGAAAAGCGTGGAGAACAGATTGGAGGGCGGttgccatcatttttttttttcGGAGGccttgctggaagaagaagaagagtttggatttatatcccccctttctctcctgcaggagattcaaaggggcttacaatctccttgcccccccccccccccccctttggcaacaaacaccctggtgaggtaggtggggctgagagagctcagaagagctgcattcagctccaaggtcacccagctggcgtggtggTGGAGTGCACACaacttgaattccccagataagcctccacagctcagggcgtagagctggggaatcaaacccggttcctccagattaggtacatgagctcttaacctctacaccactgctggaagaagaagagtttggatttatatcccccctttctctcctgcaggagattcaaaggggcttacaatctccttgcccttccccttgcagccATTGCCCTGTGAAAGTGCCAGGTGGGGCTGaaggctcagaagagctgtgactagccaaggtcacccagctggcgtgtgtgggagtgctgaagctaatctgaattcccagataagcctccacagctcaagctgacggaaatgggaatcaaacccggttcctccagattagatacatgagctcttaacctcctacaccactgctggaaaaGACTCACACCCATCAGAACTGGTTCCATTTGCTCTTAATAGATCGTGTTTCATTTTAGGAACAGGAACTCAAAGCTGCTGCCGACAGCGTGCTGTCTGAAGTAAGGAAGAAGCAAGCGGACACAAAGCGGATGACAGAAATCTTGCGTGGCTTGGAAAAAAACTGGAGGAAATCCTCGGAGAAAGAAGGGCTGGCAAGGAGAGTGTGTGCTGGGTTTCTGGGGCACTTTGGGATTACCAATGGTGCCTAGTGCAAGGGTAGGAACCTcgaggctctcagatgttcaggaactacaattcccatcagcctctgtcagcatggccaattggccatgctggtaggggctgatgggaattgtagttcctgaacatctggagagccgcaggttccctacccctggcccagtGTTTTAATATGCCTTGCGTATGCTTTGAAATTTATCTAGAGAGCTTTTGATGTTTACTCTTTCCTTTTAATTGGAAATTGCATGAGACAGAAACAGCGGGTTTAGAAGAGCTATTGGAAACAGGCAGCAAGGTGGGATTTTTCAATATCTGCTTTGTACAAGTAGCTGCATTCTCTAAAACTGCAGGGCTGTATTGCATGTTTATTTCATAGCTATTAATTGCTTGAAGTTCGGAATAGATACACAGGTTAGACTGGGATAACATTTCTTACAGTACGCATGTACAAATGGgtagtatagaatcatagagttgggagagaccacaaggaccatcaagtccaaccccctgccatgcaggaatacacaatcaaagcactcctgacagatggccatccagcctctgtttaaaaacctccaagaaggGAACTCCACGACACTTTGAGGCAATGAATCATATCCCTCCAAAAGGTCTCTTGGGAAATGGAAAGCCATttgttaagagagccagcatggtgaagtggttaagagcagcagactgtaatctggagaattgggtttagttcttcactccttcacatgaagcctgctggctgaccttgggctaaccccacctacctcgcacagtgtctgttgttgggaggggaaagaacggTGATTGAAAGCTACTTTGAGGCttcttttggtagagaaaaggggTTTAAAAACCAACCTCTTTCTAATAAATGCCTTTGGTGTGATTGATTCTTTTGACAGCTTAATTTGATAGATGTATGTTTCTGTGAATGGCATACCCCAGATACTTTGATGCCCTTATCAGTTTTCTAATGCTTGCTTGATTATTTGTTGTTCCTCATTTCtaagtcttatttttggggggaagggctgtggctcagtcatGCGGCAATTGCTTTGCATACAGAGAGTCACAGCATCTCCCAGTCCAAAGGATCGTATAGCTTGTAATGAGAGAAACCTCTGCTTAAGATTCTGGAGAGGTGTTACCAGTCTGAGTGGCCAATACTGAGTTTAATGGACCAAGGGCCttattcagtagaaggcagctgcgTGTATCCAAGTTGCAGCTGCCAAAAGTTGGTCGTGGGGGGTTTCCACACCCCCGAAGTTTAACATCTGGTCTTGGGATCTCCCCCAGAGGCGTATGCAGGGAGGGACAAAGGGGGGCGATGCCCCATGCACCACTTCCACATGTCACATGGGAGGCACATTTGgctgccttcctccctccctcccccccagtgcaGTTCTCACTTACACAACTTTTAAAATCTAAAGGCATCCAGGAAGTGTGGCTGACTGgatagagaggggggagggaacagttCAGACGTAACCCTGTGACCCGTGAACCCCACAGAACCTAGCCGTGGGCGGGGGGCAACGtcactgcttgccctgggcaccattttccagaGATATGCCCCTGAGCTCTCTCCCTGGACCTTGAACTCTGTGTCAGGGTGGctctgttgggagggggagctaCTGAGAGTTGCTTTCGCTTTAGCAGGTCCATTACTACCTATACAGCCTGGCCTGAGACATCTGCcgctgggatgggcctccaggctgggcttttctgtgcttctgagcagcagtggtgtaggaggttaagagctcgtgtatctaatctggagggaccgggtttgattcccagctctgccgcctgagctgtggaggcttatctggggaattcaggatcaCCAGAagacctcccacacacaccagctgcgcaccttgggctagtcatcaaTAGtcttcgagctctctcagccccacctacctcacagggtgtttgttgtgagggggggaagggcaaggagagcccctttgagtctcctgtaggtgagaaaggggggatataaatccaaactcttcttcttctcttcttcttctctgttcccaCAAGGGGGTGGGAGTATGCTacccatattatcaactgcttggcgccttttcaCCAGAAACatcttcctttgttccttccgtgtctgtcaataaaatccttgaaagctATCAAGTGGTTTGTTGTGTGATCGGGGAACTGACATTCTGCAGGTAAGTTTTGCGGATGTTTACATTCTCCTCCTATTGAACTTTGATGCAGGAGTCTGCCCGCCCCCCGAAGCAGATGAAGCCTTTGAAGATGAAGTCCAGAGCTTAAGATTGTTGATCAAGCAGCGCACTGAAGTGTACGAAGCTGAGGAACGAGCTTTGCGGGTTATGCTAGaaggggagcaggaggaggagaggaaaagagaactggagaagaaagaaaagaaagaaaaggagaaactgCTGCAGCAGAAACGGGAAATGGACAGCAAGCTCTTTGGGGATCCaggtaagggggtggggatttgaaacGTAGAGAGATTTTTAACAGTCAACCCACGTCGGGGGGAAATTGTAATAAATGTTCTGTTACATACTGGAAACCATCAGAGATTCCCCTATTTTTGCCCATGTGGGGAAAGAACTGTGGCTTACTCCCAGCGCACAAGGAGAATCTCAGAGGGCGCTATAAAGCCGGACTTGCAATGCTAATCAAAACTTCTTTATTTTCTGATGTATTGACTCTTCCAGTTTGTGAACACTTGGCACATGCAGTAAAGATAACAGGGGAAGGCCGCAGTCTCGTAATTATAAATGTTTACCTTCCCCCTAGCTCCATCAATAAGACAAGGGAAACACAGTGGCGTAAAATCACTGAATATTTAGAAACTTGACAACTTTCTAACAAATGCGATGAATGGTTGGTAGCCGGAGATCTTAATGCCAGGGTCAGTAAAGATGAGCAGTGCCTCCAGAAGTTGGTAGGGCTGGACACAGAGAACTGCCCATGGTATTTTTCCTTAACCAGAAAATcaactgtggcttagtggtagagcatcgaaaggtcctaggttcaatcctcagcCTCCCCAGTAAGAATCAgacctgagtccctggagagcgtctgccagtctgagtgggcaaCACCGATCTTGATGAGCTAATGGTCTAGTTCAGGAGGAGGCATCTTCGTGTGTctatgggaggggctgtggctcagtggaatgcAGAacgtcccaagttcaatccccaccgtctccaattaaaaacaaacaggacgtaggtcaggggtctgcaacctgcggctctcctggtgttcatgggctacagttcccatcagcccttgccagcatggccaagtgggaattgtagtccatgaacatctggcgagccacaggttgcagacccctaatgtaggtgatgtgaaaggaccgcctcctgagaccctggagagcgggtgccagtctgagcaggcagcaCTGTcgttgatggaccaagggtctgactcagtataaagcagcttcgtgTGTTTGTACCATTCCTCGTCTCCAGTTCTCTGCCCAGTTTTGAAGGCTTTATCATGTTCTGCGGCTGCCGCATTTGAGGAAAACAGGCAAGAGATGCTGGGCTTTCTTGCTGTGTCTTCTCACTGGGTTTCGatagtatttctttttttttttttatgttttacAGAGGAGTTTCCCCTTCATCACTTTTTGGAGCCGTTTAGACAATACTACCTACAAGCTGAATATTCAGTGCCAGCTCTCATCCAGATAAGGTAAGAGAGGAGGGAACTGTTCTAAAAAAACGTAGGTTCCTGGATTCTGTGATTTTATATAACTGCCTCATCCTAGCTTCAGTTGAGCTTCAGCTAGTTAGCTATGCTtcccttaaaggagcagcagtggcgttggaggttaagagctcgtgtatctaatctggaggaacccggcttgattctccactctgcgcCTGAGGCTGGGGAGGCCGATCTGGGAATTCAAGATTGGCCTGCAGTGCACtccccacacaggccagctgggtgaccttgggctagtcacagcttctcggagctctctcagccccacctacctcacagggtgtttgttgtgaggggggaagggcaaggagattgtaagcccctttgaggctcctgcaggagagaaaggggggatataaatccaaactcttcttcttaaacatatTTGCTATAGTTGTACTGCTCAGTTGTAATTAGGGCTTGCCTATGagtttagagagccagcatggtgtagtggttaagagcagtggactctaatctggagaaccaactttgattccccgcccctccacacgagcagcaaactccaatctggtgaactggatttatttccctgttccaacacatgaagcctgctgggtgaccttgagctagtcacagtcctctcagaactctctcagccccacctacctcacgtgtTTTCGgttgtgggaaggagaagggaaagcaattgtaagccgctttgagactctgtagggtagagaaaagcgggcTATACGAATCAAATCTTCTACTACTTCATAACTTTCCACTGACCGCACTGTTTGGGGCACTAAATCACCACCTGGCTCAAACATGGCACAGGGTCCGCCACTTTCCCAGTCAGCACTGCTCTGGACAACCCTGTTAGGCTGCCCCTAACACTGCCCCGGCCTGAGCACTCACGCAGTATTCCCCTTCACGCTCTTGTTgtttgacattttatttatttactataagtatttacaccttgcctttctatagccatattaaaggctgcttacaaaatgcaatcaaatacaataatgcaATAACAATCAAACCACAAACAGTCGAACCaaatacaataccataaaatcatTCCGCGCCCTTAAAAATTACTAAAAGACACCTATAAAACCTGAAATGCTGCTTGCtgaaatctagatgttaaaaactgttcgaaataaaatgtcttcacctgACGATGGAAGgaaagcagggaaggaaggagcagaCCGGGTCTCTGAAGGAAGAATGTCCCAAAGTCTGGGCACCATCACCGAGAAGACTCTCCCCAGCCCCTGTCAGATGTACAGATGGGGTGGAGAGATAGTCTTCCCTGgagaatcttaggccctttccgcacaggccataaacagcgccctggggacggcaaaaacggcgtccccagggagctgttcgcgaGCAGCGGCTTAGCTGTTGCCGCCTTCCCGCGCACCTCCCCGGAGGCAGCACTTAAAGAAAAGTCAgcttcccacctcgcttccccagcgcaGGTTTTGGGAGAACAGCTTGCTGGAAGGAGCTCATTATCCCTCCTCAATTGAGTCAGACGAAACGTCTGTCGCGGCAAAATGTTTAGCGTCTCGCtggtggcctggggacatgtTTCGCCCCGGCCCTGACGCCTTGAGCGGTCCACCTGGCAGGCAGCAGGCTGATGTCCCTTGGACCTCGGCGACGCATCGACAAGCCGCCAGAGAGCGGTAGGAACACGAGGCGCGACGGCTTCCATGCATGCGACGCTCTTCCCCATCAGAAACCGGGACCGCTCGATTGCAAATGGTTTCGGGGCTGGGGGGTTCGTGCATCATGTCGCGACCAGCCCAACTTCGTCCCCCATCGCAGGGCTACGCGAAACGCCCTGTAAAAGGGCAGGTTTTTATGGAAACAGGCAGTCCTTCCGGTAGCCTGCCCCATCTAGAACATGGGAAACATAACTTTTACATCAGTCAGCTTCATGCTTGATTTTAGCTGTGATCCTGGTGCAAAGAAAAGATTTGAGGCAAGAATCTGCTGAATGCACAATTCATTGCTTCACTTTTTCTTAAAGGCATGGATGGGATCGGTTCCTGGTGCCAGCAGACCACCCGGAAGGAAGTttcatcccaccaggttgggTCCTCCCCAGCCCCCCTTCCAGCGACGTTTGGGGCACGGCCGTTGGGTAATGGTGCCGAATCCTAACGAAGTTCTGGTGGACGCAGTGATGTACTTTCCACAGATCCATTCAGTGTTAAAACACCTCATTCTGTTTTCATTGGAAAACCCAGAGACACAAGGCAGACTGCACTGCCGTAATACAAGATGAAATCCCTGGTCTTGGGAAGATCTGTTGTTAGTCTTATTTGTAAGAAGAGTGGCTTGCATCGTAAATGAACTGCTTTTGCTGTTCAGTTGGGCTCCAAGAAGCCAAAAAAAGTTTGTCTCAGCATTTTCCAAATCACAAAAACGCTGCTGCCTTTTATTTGAAGAAGATCCCAACTGCTTATTGCCAAGTTAGC from Sphaerodactylus townsendi isolate TG3544 linkage group LG17, MPM_Stown_v2.3, whole genome shotgun sequence harbors:
- the PDCD7 gene encoding programmed cell death protein 7 encodes the protein MEPPFPPPFEGPPPPHCFPPARPPTPGPFRGRPPPFFSSPAYPPPPLPPFPPWRPEERARPEPEEVPGGGGEDERWLGAFLARRRQAPPPSAAAGPSPTEARRVATEALRRVAEVAALCRTWRRRGDDTIQEEEEAAAEQRLAELRARVRPLREPACLAALARKAQRARRKRRQRQRRRQEAREIRLETEARAVEREARIDTWRARRAQEVEEKRREQELKAAADSVLSEVRKKQADTKRMTEILRGLEKNWRKSSEKEGLARTGVCPPPEADEAFEDEVQSLRLLIKQRTEVYEAEERALRVMLEGEQEEERKRELEKKEKKEKEKLLQQKREMDSKLFGDPEEFPLHHFLEPFRQYYLQAEYSVPALIQIRHGWDRFLVPADHPEGSFIPPGWVLPSPPSSDVWGTAVG